One stretch of Flavobacterium sp. 9 DNA includes these proteins:
- the traN gene encoding conjugative transposon protein TraN: protein MKKIKLGLITSALLSFVFAYSQTVERSISDFITVGFSKTTSIVFPYSIASVDRGSQEVLVQKASGSDNILLVKAAKQNFSETNLTIVTSDGRLHCFVLQYDDQSPMLNIVIDDHDTVQGKVLLTDESKNQQQIQQYATLALMKSNEVKGLKTKRFTVKLEVTGIFIHQDVMYFRIKLSNSSRINYEIEQMRLFIRDQKKSKRTASQEIEVIPLYTCNYNAKIASESEMSFIVAASKFTIPENKYLAIQFNEKNGGRHIDLSVKDRDLLMVEILNSN from the coding sequence ATGAAAAAGATTAAACTAGGGTTAATAACCAGTGCACTGCTGAGTTTTGTTTTTGCATACTCACAAACGGTGGAGAGAAGTATTTCGGATTTTATAACAGTAGGTTTTTCTAAAACGACAAGTATTGTATTTCCGTATTCAATTGCAAGTGTTGATAGAGGAAGTCAGGAAGTTTTGGTTCAGAAAGCGAGCGGCTCAGACAATATCTTACTTGTAAAGGCGGCTAAACAAAATTTTTCAGAAACAAATCTGACGATTGTTACCTCAGATGGAAGGCTACATTGTTTTGTGCTTCAATATGATGATCAGTCGCCGATGCTGAATATTGTAATAGATGACCATGATACTGTTCAAGGTAAAGTTTTATTAACTGATGAAAGTAAGAATCAACAGCAGATTCAGCAATATGCTACTCTGGCTTTAATGAAAAGCAATGAAGTTAAAGGTTTGAAGACAAAGAGATTTACAGTAAAACTTGAAGTGACAGGGATTTTTATTCATCAGGACGTGATGTACTTCAGAATAAAACTAAGCAATTCTTCAAGGATCAATTATGAGATTGAACAGATGCGATTGTTTATTCGAGACCAAAAGAAATCTAAACGGACAGCCTCACAGGAGATTGAAGTTATACCGCTTTACACATGTAATTATAATGCAAAAATAGCCTCTGAATCTGAGATGAGCTTTATTGTAGCTGCATCGAAATTTACGATCCCAGAAAACAAATATTTAGCAATTCAATTCAATGAGAAAAATGGAGGAAGACATATTGATCTTTCTGTAAAGGACAGGGATCTCCTGATGGTTGAAATACTTAATAGCAATTAA
- a CDS encoding recombinase family protein: MSIIADLYIRVSTDEQAEKGYSQRNQEEVLRKYCSINYIEVRNVIYEDHSAKTFNRPQWNKLLLNFKREKNKCDFVLFTKWDRFSRNAGDAYQMIGILRKFGVEPQAIEQPLDLSIPENKMMLAFYLAAPEVENDRRALNTFHGMRRAKKEGRYMGTAPFGYANKSKEDGTKYIALVEPAASVMRWIFEEIARGVFNTEQVYHLACKRGFKRTKSNMWGLIRNPIYYGKIFVPKYKDEESILVTGQHEPLISEGLFYNVQDILDGKSRIYRPKIKTVVEFPLRGFFICPKCQKNLQGSKCKGRHKYYYYYHCESQCKFRINAETANELFIENFKKYQPIPEVKKLYSSVLYETHRELANNAGEQKKRLLEQIKDYELRLTNARDLLLTSKIDPDDYKLMKEDYGVRITNLEREFSTIAKDKHSIEALLNKGIDNLIKINQAYLDMDLSDSRVLIGLVYPEKFTIRENKIQTARVNKIVESIYLINKELEGKKNGTKDDFYLLSRRVTSTGFKPVTF; the protein is encoded by the coding sequence ATGAGTATTATTGCAGATTTATACATTCGGGTGAGTACAGACGAACAGGCTGAAAAGGGCTATTCACAAAGAAATCAGGAAGAAGTCCTGCGCAAGTACTGTTCAATAAACTATATCGAAGTGCGTAATGTTATTTATGAAGATCATTCAGCGAAAACCTTTAATAGACCTCAGTGGAATAAACTACTTCTTAATTTTAAAAGAGAGAAAAATAAATGTGATTTTGTTTTATTTACAAAATGGGATAGGTTCAGTAGGAACGCAGGAGATGCATATCAAATGATAGGCATATTGAGAAAGTTCGGTGTGGAACCTCAAGCGATTGAACAACCTCTTGATTTATCCATTCCGGAAAACAAAATGATGCTTGCTTTTTACCTTGCTGCTCCTGAAGTAGAAAATGACAGACGAGCGTTGAATACTTTTCATGGAATGAGGAGAGCTAAAAAAGAAGGAAGATACATGGGGACTGCACCTTTTGGTTATGCTAATAAGTCAAAAGAGGACGGAACTAAATATATTGCTCTTGTAGAGCCCGCAGCATCTGTAATGAGATGGATTTTTGAAGAAATTGCAAGGGGAGTGTTTAATACTGAGCAGGTTTATCATCTTGCTTGCAAAAGAGGATTTAAAAGAACCAAAAGCAATATGTGGGGATTAATTCGTAATCCAATTTATTATGGTAAAATTTTTGTGCCAAAATATAAAGATGAAGAAAGTATATTAGTTACAGGACAGCATGAACCTTTAATTTCTGAAGGACTTTTTTATAACGTTCAGGATATTTTAGATGGCAAATCTCGTATATACAGACCAAAAATCAAGACAGTTGTAGAATTTCCTCTTAGAGGATTTTTTATATGTCCAAAGTGCCAAAAAAATCTTCAGGGAAGTAAGTGTAAAGGCAGACACAAGTACTATTACTATTACCATTGTGAATCTCAGTGTAAATTTAGAATTAACGCTGAAACTGCTAATGAGTTATTTATTGAAAATTTCAAAAAATATCAACCAATACCTGAGGTTAAAAAATTATACAGCTCTGTTTTGTATGAAACTCATCGAGAATTAGCTAATAATGCTGGTGAACAAAAAAAGAGGCTTTTGGAGCAGATAAAAGATTATGAGCTAAGATTGACAAATGCTAGAGATCTGTTGTTGACATCAAAAATTGATCCTGATGATTATAAGCTTATGAAAGAAGACTATGGTGTACGAATTACAAACCTTGAGAGAGAATTTTCAACCATTGCAAAAGACAAGCATAGCATTGAAGCCCTACTGAATAAAGGGATTGACAATCTGATCAAGATAAATCAGGCTTATTTAGATATGGATTTATCAGATTCTCGTGTCTTAATTGGTTTGGTTTACCCTGAAAAATTCACAATTCGAGAAAATAAAATACAAACCGCTAGAGTGAACAAAATTGTAGAGTCTATCTATTTGATTAACAAGGAATTGGAGGGTAAAAAAAATGGGACAAAAGATGATTTTTATCTTTTGTCCCGTAGAGTGACCTCGACTGGATTCAAACCAGTAACCTTCTGA
- a CDS encoding adenine phosphoribosyltransferase, with product MQLEKYIRDIQGFPKEGILFKDITPLLNNPIATKECLKILVESLNGQKIDKVVGAESRGFFFGMLLAQELNAGFIPVRKPKKLPYETISASYELEYGTDSLEMHTDAIKKGDRVLIHDDVLATGGTAKAVCELVEKLGGEIVQCNFLMELSFLNGREKIKENPIFAAITY from the coding sequence ATGCAGTTAGAAAAGTATATACGTGATATTCAGGGTTTTCCAAAAGAAGGAATTTTGTTTAAAGATATAACTCCGCTACTAAATAACCCAATTGCGACTAAAGAATGCCTTAAAATTCTAGTTGAATCTCTAAACGGACAAAAAATCGACAAGGTAGTAGGAGCAGAAAGTCGTGGCTTTTTCTTCGGAATGTTGTTGGCGCAGGAATTAAATGCAGGTTTTATTCCCGTAAGGAAACCAAAAAAGTTACCGTATGAAACAATTTCTGCGTCATATGAATTAGAATATGGCACAGACAGCTTAGAAATGCACACAGACGCAATAAAAAAAGGAGACAGGGTTTTAATCCATGACGATGTTTTGGCGACAGGAGGGACCGCAAAAGCAGTTTGTGAATTGGTAGAGAAATTAGGCGGCGAAATTGTGCAATGTAATTTCCTTATGGAATTAAGCTTCCTTAACGGAAGAGAAAAAATCAAGGAAAATCCAATTTTTGCTGCAATAACGTATTAA
- a CDS encoding response regulator transcription factor, with translation MKPKNKIIIVDDHLLFSQSLELLINSFKDFEVINRFENGKVFISYLQENVDLEVDLILLDVNMPVLDGLSAMKWIKENRPSLKVIALSVNDDEEVIIKMLTNGAKGYLLKDTSPEIFRTGITSVIEKGFYFTELVSGMLVKKANSDSTKINLKDKEIIFIKHACTEKTYKEIASEMCLSPKTIDGYRECLFDKLEIKTRIGLVLYAIKHKIVLV, from the coding sequence ATGAAACCTAAAAACAAAATTATTATTGTAGATGACCATTTATTATTCTCACAATCACTAGAACTTTTGATCAATAGTTTTAAAGATTTTGAAGTAATTAATCGCTTTGAAAACGGAAAAGTATTCATTTCGTACTTACAGGAAAACGTCGACTTAGAAGTTGATTTAATTTTGTTGGATGTAAATATGCCTGTTTTAGATGGTTTAAGCGCCATGAAATGGATTAAAGAAAACAGACCTTCACTTAAAGTAATCGCTTTATCTGTAAATGATGACGAAGAAGTCATTATTAAAATGCTGACCAATGGTGCCAAAGGTTATCTCCTTAAAGACACATCTCCTGAAATTTTTAGAACTGGTATTACATCTGTTATCGAAAAAGGTTTTTATTTTACCGAATTGGTATCCGGAATGTTAGTCAAAAAAGCCAACAGTGATTCGACTAAAATCAATTTGAAGGACAAAGAAATCATTTTTATAAAACACGCCTGCACCGAAAAAACATACAAGGAGATTGCCTCAGAAATGTGTTTAAGTCCCAAAACAATTGATGGTTATCGAGAATGTTTATTCGATAAACTAGAAATCAAAACCCGAATAGGTTTAGTATTATATGCTATAAAACATAAAATTGTCTTAGTTTAA
- a CDS encoding sensor histidine kinase → MKKKNSYLVDKMESELYFQSELVKTRIEIKDQTLSEISKELHDNIGQIISVGIMQLNMHINNEKAIQPNELRDLKEILAKSLDEIRILSRIINKDNLLQSNFIEAIKQDLERIKKLKKIQYKYTLSGEIPRICEEHDLFIYRIFQEALHNSLKHSHSDLFEVNINTTDDLFCLKIKDFGIGYDPLQTNSGIGLNNMKLRAKLIGATLIMNSDSSGTAVTLEYPLTEPDET, encoded by the coding sequence TTGAAGAAAAAAAATAGCTATCTGGTTGATAAAATGGAATCTGAGCTTTATTTTCAGTCCGAATTAGTAAAAACCCGAATAGAAATAAAGGATCAGACGCTCTCTGAAATCAGCAAAGAACTACACGACAATATAGGCCAAATAATCTCTGTTGGAATTATGCAACTAAATATGCATATCAATAATGAGAAGGCAATTCAACCAAATGAACTGCGTGATCTTAAAGAAATTTTAGCCAAATCTCTGGACGAAATAAGAATTTTGTCCCGAATTATAAATAAAGACAACTTACTGCAAAGCAATTTTATCGAAGCCATTAAACAGGATTTAGAGCGAATAAAGAAGCTTAAGAAAATTCAATATAAATATACTCTTTCAGGCGAAATTCCTCGTATTTGCGAGGAACATGATTTGTTTATTTACCGAATTTTTCAAGAAGCATTGCACAATAGTTTAAAACATTCGCACAGCGATTTGTTTGAAGTAAATATCAATACAACCGATGATTTATTTTGTCTAAAAATTAAAGATTTCGGAATTGGTTATGATCCGCTTCAAACAAATTCAGGAATTGGTTTAAACAACATGAAATTGAGAGCCAAATTAATTGGTGCAACATTAATTATGAATTCAGATTCGTCTGGAACCGCTGTAACACTAGAATATCCTTTAACTGAACCCGATGAAACCTAA
- the pheT gene encoding phenylalanine--tRNA ligase subunit beta: MKISYNWLKQFIKTDWTSEQTSELLTDLGLEVEVVEKYQSIKGGLEGVVVGHVLTCEKHPDADRLRVTTVNIGQEAPIQIVCGAANVAAGQKVPVATIGTILYDKDGGEFTIKKGKIRGMESHGMICAEDELGLGTSHDGIMVLDDALVPGTAASEVFQIANDEVFEIGLTPNRADAMSHFGTARDLRAGMLQRGVNIELITPSVSNFRVEMRTLKIDVNVEEPLLAPRYCGVTISGISVHESPSWLQDRLKAIGLTPKNNIVDVTNYVLHELGQPLHAFDAAKINGKIIVKTLPEGTKFTTLDDVERTLHKEDLMICDEKGPLCIAGVFGGKKSGVTEGTTSIFLESAYFDAVSVRKTAKRHGLNTDASFRFERGIDPTITEYALKRAALLIQEVAGGKLTSDVVEVYPKKVEDFSVLLNFSHVSKIIGQEIPKDTIKKILVSLDIKVNSVSDSGLGLTIPAYRVDVQREIDVIEEILRVYGYNNIEFSKKFNATVANSPRTEDYKVQNVIAGQLNSQGFHEMMANSLTTAAYAKLSTTLKEEHNVTMLNPLSSDLATMRQSLLFSGLEAISYNINRRNSDLKLFEFGKSYHKYLNGYEEHKHLTLLISGNRNKESWTNPQKLTDFFLLKGYAKGILTRLGIEKISNAPVQSDIFSEGTAICYNNDTLVEMGVVKKSILKHFGIKQDVYYADFNWDLVLKIITGKIKYTEIPKYPEVRRDLALLIDQSTTYERIYNLAKQTEKTLLKDVNLFDVYEGDKLPEGKKSYALSFTIQDNTKTLTDSQIDKIMSKLQQTFETEIGAVLR; this comes from the coding sequence ATGAAAATATCTTACAACTGGTTAAAACAGTTCATCAAAACAGACTGGACATCGGAGCAAACTTCAGAATTACTTACAGATTTAGGACTGGAAGTTGAAGTTGTCGAAAAATACCAATCGATTAAAGGCGGTTTAGAAGGAGTTGTTGTAGGACACGTACTTACTTGCGAAAAACACCCTGATGCTGACAGATTAAGAGTTACGACTGTAAATATTGGTCAGGAAGCGCCTATACAAATTGTTTGCGGTGCTGCAAATGTTGCTGCCGGACAAAAAGTGCCTGTTGCAACTATTGGAACCATTTTATATGATAAAGACGGTGGTGAATTTACCATTAAAAAAGGAAAAATTCGCGGAATGGAAAGCCACGGAATGATTTGTGCCGAAGATGAATTAGGTTTAGGTACAAGCCACGACGGAATCATGGTTCTTGATGATGCTTTGGTACCGGGAACAGCTGCTTCTGAGGTTTTTCAGATTGCTAATGATGAAGTTTTCGAAATTGGATTAACGCCAAATCGTGCCGATGCAATGAGCCATTTTGGTACTGCACGTGATTTAAGAGCAGGAATGCTTCAACGTGGTGTTAATATCGAATTGATTACGCCATCTGTAAGTAATTTCAGAGTTGAAATGCGTACTTTAAAAATTGACGTTAATGTTGAGGAACCTTTATTGGCGCCTAGATATTGCGGTGTTACCATTTCTGGAATTTCTGTTCATGAATCTCCAAGCTGGTTACAAGATCGTTTGAAAGCTATTGGATTAACTCCAAAAAATAATATTGTTGACGTTACTAATTATGTTTTGCATGAATTAGGACAACCTTTGCACGCGTTTGATGCTGCAAAAATCAACGGAAAAATTATCGTAAAAACACTTCCGGAAGGCACAAAATTCACCACTTTGGATGATGTCGAAAGAACATTGCACAAAGAAGATTTAATGATTTGTGACGAAAAAGGACCGCTTTGTATTGCAGGTGTTTTTGGTGGGAAAAAATCTGGTGTGACTGAAGGAACAACTTCTATATTCTTAGAAAGTGCTTATTTTGACGCTGTAAGTGTTCGTAAAACAGCAAAACGCCACGGATTAAATACAGATGCTTCTTTTAGATTTGAAAGAGGAATTGACCCAACAATTACGGAATATGCGTTAAAACGTGCAGCACTTTTGATTCAGGAAGTTGCTGGTGGAAAACTAACATCTGATGTTGTTGAAGTTTATCCTAAAAAAGTAGAAGATTTCTCTGTTTTATTGAATTTCAGTCACGTTTCGAAAATCATCGGACAAGAAATTCCAAAAGATACAATTAAGAAAATATTAGTTTCTTTAGATATTAAAGTCAATAGTGTTTCTGATTCAGGTTTAGGCTTAACAATTCCGGCTTATCGTGTTGATGTTCAACGTGAAATTGATGTAATCGAAGAAATTTTAAGAGTTTACGGTTATAACAACATCGAATTCTCTAAAAAATTCAATGCAACAGTTGCTAATTCTCCAAGAACTGAAGATTATAAAGTTCAGAATGTAATTGCAGGACAATTGAATTCGCAAGGATTTCACGAAATGATGGCAAACTCGTTGACAACAGCGGCTTATGCAAAATTATCGACTACTTTAAAAGAAGAACATAATGTTACGATGCTGAATCCTTTAAGTAGTGATTTGGCAACAATGCGTCAATCTTTGTTGTTTTCTGGTTTAGAAGCAATCTCTTATAACATTAACAGAAGAAATTCTGATTTGAAATTATTCGAATTCGGAAAATCATACCATAAATACCTTAACGGTTACGAAGAGCACAAACACCTTACTTTATTAATTTCTGGAAACAGAAACAAAGAAAGCTGGACAAATCCTCAAAAATTAACTGATTTCTTTTTATTGAAAGGATATGCAAAAGGAATTCTTACTCGTTTAGGAATTGAAAAAATCTCAAATGCTCCGGTACAATCTGATATTTTCTCAGAAGGAACTGCGATTTGCTACAACAACGATACCTTGGTTGAAATGGGTGTGGTTAAAAAATCGATATTGAAACATTTCGGAATCAAACAAGATGTTTATTATGCTGATTTCAACTGGGATTTAGTTCTGAAAATTATTACCGGAAAAATCAAATATACCGAAATTCCTAAATACCCGGAAGTTCGTAGAGATTTAGCCTTATTGATCGATCAAAGTACAACTTATGAGCGTATTTATAATTTGGCTAAACAAACGGAGAAAACGCTCTTAAAAGACGTTAATTTATTTGATGTTTACGAAGGTGATAAACTTCCGGAAGGTAAAAAATCGTATGCTTTGAGTTTCACTATTCAGGACAATACTAAAACACTTACCGATTCTCAAATTGATAAAATCATGTCGAAATTACAACAAACTTTTGAGACTGAAATTGGAGCTGTTTTAAGATAA
- a CDS encoding type IX secretion system membrane protein PorP/SprF — MNSKSKKIIVFAGVFLLSLIARSQNDSKLSIFNYNPLIYNPAFAGAADGLNVAGIYSSQWYGFDGAPKTQYLSVDTKLPYNKIGLGLSLYHDAIGPAREYNIEGNFAYYIDVNDEYKLALGLKSGLHSYKVDINQLDVYQPGEQVFNSNFENNLSFILGLGLNLYSDKFFIGLSTPNLLVSKYYNANNSSTLSKSKNNYYLNTGYKFELRRDVTLTPAALVRVTEGAPISVLTSLNLNWYEKYIASLNFDYNSSVGLLFGVRLFDNFKVGYAYDQSITKFSRYNNGTHTFLLTYTLLNENSEKCSCKIY, encoded by the coding sequence ATGAATAGCAAATCAAAAAAAATAATAGTTTTTGCTGGAGTCTTCCTTTTATCATTAATAGCAAGATCACAAAACGACTCTAAATTATCCATCTTTAATTATAATCCTTTGATTTATAATCCAGCTTTTGCAGGCGCAGCTGACGGATTAAATGTAGCAGGAATTTATTCCAGTCAATGGTATGGATTTGATGGCGCTCCAAAAACGCAATATTTATCTGTAGATACAAAATTACCATATAATAAAATTGGACTTGGCTTAAGTTTGTATCATGATGCTATTGGTCCGGCAAGAGAATATAATATTGAAGGAAATTTTGCTTATTACATTGATGTAAATGACGAATACAAACTGGCGTTGGGACTAAAAAGCGGATTACATTCTTATAAAGTCGACATCAATCAGCTAGATGTTTACCAACCTGGCGAACAAGTTTTTAATTCAAATTTTGAGAACAATTTATCATTCATATTAGGACTGGGACTGAACTTGTATTCAGATAAATTTTTTATCGGACTTTCAACTCCTAATCTATTGGTTTCAAAATATTATAATGCTAATAATTCTAGTACTCTTTCGAAAAGTAAAAACAATTATTACCTCAATACTGGCTATAAATTTGAACTGCGACGAGACGTTACCTTAACTCCTGCAGCTTTAGTCAGAGTTACAGAAGGCGCTCCAATTAGTGTTCTAACTTCTCTTAACCTCAATTGGTATGAAAAATATATCGCCAGTTTAAATTTTGACTACAATTCAAGTGTTGGGCTTCTTTTTGGAGTTCGTTTGTTTGATAATTTCAAAGTTGGTTACGCTTACGATCAATCCATAACCAAGTTCAGCCGTTACAACAATGGTACACACACCTTTTTGCTGACCTATACTTTATTAAATGAAAATAGCGAAAAATGCAGCTGCAAGATCTATTAA
- a CDS encoding gliding motility-associated C-terminal domain-containing protein, with amino-acid sequence MLNKNFFLLFILFVNLGFSQSECYNSDFSAGTFSGWEGYTGTYNRPKKDKGFKETRQTIITESTLDPRTGNMLATIPPGEKFAAKLGNESAGAETEVLIYSMNVTPENSIFLYKYAVVVEDPDHTPKEQPQFSVTITDVNGQTIDPLCGDYNVYAGQPGQNFNTYDYIDPKTHRTRIVKWVDWKTVGVNLSAYIGTTVKIEFTTKDCALKEHFGYAYISARCNKLKADLKVCSNNLNFDLIAPYGFSKYLWTYLGKPVGTNSSTTSLPVADYPEGAIFECTMTAYSNSNVCESKIEIILTKPTKITPLFEAITSCNTSQITSNPIVFENQSITTETNVKWNWDFGDGSTSIEKSPKHVYTNSGRYIVNLTATSESGCTFNFSEPISINNNPILEPVLNADQNFCNQNATIGSINVGSQNLKWFSSLTSAEELAASTPLVDKTTYYAAVYDNGCIGNRIAFTASVSNFPPPIGDPIQYFCTINKPTISNLDAKGNGIKWFKSPTDTNALIASTALTNTTYYAAQTNLQTGCESKERLKVNVVLEDPSNILPASYTKQLCLDDELLIRSLRDNNTEMIFYDSENATIPLSENTPIRNGSTYYASISDSKTNCESAKRAAILVSVVPCQLVVFNSITIDGNNLNDHFVVKNIEFFPENTVEIYNRFGQLVYRTAKYGVNENYFYGEANAGEVFQKSKKLPTGSYFYVINFKKNISSENNSQKGFLYISNNE; translated from the coding sequence ATGCTAAACAAAAACTTCTTTTTACTATTTATTCTATTTGTAAATTTAGGATTCAGTCAGTCTGAATGCTATAATTCGGATTTTTCAGCAGGAACTTTTTCTGGATGGGAAGGTTATACCGGTACGTACAATCGTCCTAAAAAAGATAAAGGTTTCAAAGAAACCAGACAGACAATCATAACTGAATCTACATTAGATCCAAGGACCGGTAATATGCTGGCTACAATACCGCCAGGAGAAAAATTTGCTGCAAAACTAGGAAATGAGTCTGCGGGCGCTGAGACAGAAGTGCTAATTTATTCCATGAATGTTACACCTGAAAACAGCATTTTTTTATACAAATATGCTGTTGTCGTTGAAGACCCTGATCATACCCCAAAAGAACAGCCTCAATTTAGTGTTACAATTACAGATGTAAATGGTCAAACTATTGATCCATTATGTGGCGATTATAATGTCTATGCTGGTCAACCTGGGCAAAATTTTAATACTTATGATTACATAGATCCTAAAACACACCGTACAAGGATTGTAAAATGGGTCGACTGGAAAACAGTTGGCGTGAACTTATCTGCTTATATTGGAACCACTGTAAAGATCGAATTCACTACAAAAGATTGTGCTTTAAAAGAGCATTTTGGCTATGCCTATATTTCAGCGAGATGCAATAAATTAAAAGCTGATTTAAAAGTATGTTCAAATAACCTAAACTTTGATTTAATCGCTCCATATGGATTCAGCAAATATCTTTGGACTTATTTAGGAAAACCAGTCGGTACAAACTCATCAACAACATCTTTACCGGTGGCAGATTATCCTGAGGGCGCAATTTTTGAATGTACGATGACCGCTTATAGTAATTCTAATGTTTGTGAATCAAAAATTGAGATAATACTAACAAAACCAACAAAAATTACTCCTCTATTTGAAGCAATAACATCTTGTAATACATCTCAAATTACGTCCAATCCAATAGTTTTTGAAAATCAGTCTATTACAACTGAAACAAATGTAAAATGGAATTGGGATTTTGGTGATGGATCAACTTCAATAGAAAAGTCTCCTAAACATGTTTATACAAATTCCGGACGATATATTGTAAATTTAACAGCCACGAGCGAAAGCGGATGTACCTTTAATTTTAGCGAACCTATTTCAATCAATAATAATCCTATTTTAGAACCTGTTTTAAATGCGGACCAAAATTTCTGCAATCAAAATGCAACAATTGGCAGTATAAATGTTGGTAGCCAAAATCTAAAATGGTTCAGTTCTTTAACATCAGCAGAAGAACTTGCAGCCTCAACCCCTTTGGTCGACAAAACAACATATTATGCGGCTGTATATGATAATGGCTGTATAGGTAACCGAATCGCTTTTACTGCTTCTGTATCAAATTTTCCTCCTCCAATTGGTGATCCAATTCAATACTTCTGTACAATTAACAAACCGACAATTAGTAATCTAGATGCAAAAGGTAATGGAATAAAATGGTTTAAAAGTCCAACAGATACGAACGCTTTGATTGCATCAACAGCATTAACCAATACTACTTATTATGCAGCACAAACTAATTTGCAAACAGGATGTGAAAGTAAAGAGCGCTTGAAAGTTAATGTTGTTCTGGAAGATCCTTCAAATATTTTACCCGCAAGTTATACGAAACAATTATGCTTAGACGACGAATTATTGATCCGTTCTTTGAGAGATAATAATACTGAAATGATTTTTTACGATTCAGAAAATGCTACCATTCCTCTTTCAGAAAATACTCCTATTAGAAATGGTTCTACCTATTATGCTTCTATATCTGATTCTAAAACCAATTGTGAAAGTGCAAAAAGAGCTGCTATTTTGGTTTCCGTAGTTCCATGTCAATTAGTGGTTTTTAATTCAATTACAATTGACGGAAATAATTTAAACGATCACTTTGTTGTAAAAAACATAGAATTCTTTCCTGAGAATACTGTCGAAATTTATAATCGTTTTGGTCAGTTGGTTTATCGTACCGCAAAATATGGCGTAAATGAGAATTATTTTTATGGCGAAGCAAACGCCGGAGAAGTATTTCAAAAAAGTAAAAAACTTCCAACCGGTTCCTATTTTTATGTAATAAATTTTAAAAAGAACATTTCATCAGAAAATAATTCACAAAAAGGTTTTCTCTATATCAGCAACAATGAATAG
- a CDS encoding bestrophin family protein: MISYNTKDWFTFIFHFHKSDTVRKLFPIMIAIGIYSSLIGYLEVSYFKVGKNDYIHNIPVMHGMLGFVISLLLVFRTNTAYDRWWEGRKLWGGLVNNSRNLAIKLSAMLKDENDRKFFRKFIPAYAAILHKHLHDEDTSKQLFDDVDLEIDHHKHKPNQIKRMMFHKINDLYDAKKISGEQLIILNDELQAFTDICGACERIKNTPIPYSYSAFIKKFIFIYTMTLPFGYSISLGYLVAPVVVFIFYVLASLELIAEEIEDPFGNDENDLPTKKIAENIKKHVEELI; this comes from the coding sequence ATGATCTCATATAATACCAAAGATTGGTTTACTTTTATTTTCCATTTTCACAAATCAGATACTGTTAGAAAATTGTTTCCGATAATGATTGCCATCGGAATTTATTCTTCCCTTATCGGATATCTTGAAGTTTCTTATTTCAAAGTTGGTAAAAATGATTACATCCATAATATTCCGGTAATGCACGGAATGTTGGGATTTGTAATTTCGTTGTTGCTTGTTTTCAGAACCAATACCGCTTATGATCGTTGGTGGGAAGGCCGTAAATTATGGGGTGGTCTTGTAAACAATAGTCGCAATCTTGCGATTAAACTTTCAGCAATGTTAAAGGATGAAAATGATCGTAAATTCTTTAGAAAATTTATTCCTGCATATGCTGCAATTTTACACAAACATCTTCATGATGAAGATACCAGCAAACAGCTTTTTGATGATGTAGATTTAGAAATTGATCATCATAAACACAAGCCAAATCAGATCAAGAGAATGATGTTTCATAAAATCAATGATTTGTATGATGCAAAAAAAATTAGCGGAGAACAACTTATAATTTTAAACGACGAATTACAAGCATTTACAGATATTTGCGGTGCTTGCGAGCGAATAAAAAACACACCTATTCCCTACTCTTACAGTGCTTTTATAAAAAAATTCATTTTTATTTATACGATGACATTGCCTTTTGGTTACTCCATAAGTTTAGGATATCTTGTGGCTCCGGTGGTTGTTTTTATCTTTTATGTATTAGCAAGCTTAGAGCTTATTGCAGAGGAAATCGAAGATCCGTTTGGTAATGATGAAAATGATTTACCGACAAAGAAGATTGCGGAAAACATCAAAAAACACGTCGAAGAACTGATTTAA